The nucleotide sequence CGTATCTCAACATCGATCCGAATACGTTGAGCAGACTGCGGGCGAAGCGACAGTAGCGTTATTTTCATACTCGGGTATAACTGTGACAGCTAGGCATTATTTAAATTTGTCACGGATGGAATGTCCGGTTTGCTTCTTGGCAAAGTGTATCACTTGAAGTTGGGATGTAGTGAATGTAATCCGTATAAAATAAGCGAGCGAAACAAACAATAACAATTTAAACATATGACGATGCATATCTGGAAAATTGTAGTGCTATTCCTTATTTTTATTGGCTGCGCGGTGATGGGTTGTTCACAGGAAACCCTTAAAACCAGTCCTGAAAACCTGCTCGGTCGATGGCAAATGGTCAAAGCAATTCAAAGCGGCAATGAAGTCGATAAGCCTAACCCTTATTTAAGACGCTATGAAGTTGAAATAGAGTTTCTGCCGGACGGTAAACTCACTGGTACGTCTTCCGCAAATCCCATGGTCGGCCAATATGAAACTCAATCCAGTAACTTTATTTCTATCCATTGCGGCTATGAGTCGAAAGTTGGCGAAAACGCATGGGGGGATTTGTTTGCCGATACAATAGAAAATGTGGATACCTATAAAATAAAAAATAATATGCTTTTCCTCAGTCACATGGACAATCAACTCATTTTCCAAAAAATAAAATAAAATGCCTTGATCTGTACTTGGTTAAGGTACCTTTTCTTATGTAGCCATTCCTGGCCCGGAACAGGCTATCGTGCGTAGCGATAGCCTGTTCCGGTATAAAAGAGTAGCGGTTTGCTTTTTTACAGAAAGCGATTTTATGAGAATTTTCCTCGGCTTTCTGCTAATGGTATTTTTTGG is from Salmonirosea aquatica and encodes:
- a CDS encoding META domain-containing protein, which gives rise to MHIWKIVVLFLIFIGCAVMGCSQETLKTSPENLLGRWQMVKAIQSGNEVDKPNPYLRRYEVEIEFLPDGKLTGTSSANPMVGQYETQSSNFISIHCGYESKVGENAWGDLFADTIENVDTYKIKNNMLFLSHMDNQLIFQKIK